Within the Nitrospira sp. genome, the region GACGGGCCAGGCGTCTGCCTCGTTGATCCAACGGCGGTTGCGTGTCGGGTATCCGAGGGCCGCCCGTATGATCGAACAGATGGAACAGGACGGGATCGTCGGTGCGGCCGGGCGAGATGGACGGCGGGAAGTGTTGGGACGCCGCGGTCCGGTCGGACAAGCCTATGGAGAATCATGATACGCGGCTTGGATGAACAGACAAACAGCAATGCCGGTCGAGTGCGGCCATGGGTGCTCGTCTTTATCGTGGTGATGTCAGGTGTGCTCGCCTCTCCATCATGGGTCTCTGCCGAGGACGAGAAGGCGCTCAAGGAGGTCAGATCGGTCGTCCACAAACTTCAGGCTCGCTATGAGAAGACGAAGGACCTGCAGGCCGAATTTACGCAGAAGACGAAGGTGGAAGGCTTTTCCACTCCGATCACCTCATCCGGCCGCCTGCAGATCAAGCGCCCAGGGCGGCTCCGTTGGGATTATCTGGATCCGAGCCGAGAAGAAATCTACGTCAATCAAGACGACGTCAAGATGTTTGTTCCGGAGCATCAACAAGTGCTCGTTGGCAAGTTGACCCAGATGTCGGCCTCGAAGGCTCCCTTGCAACTGCTCCAGGGCATCGCGAAGCTCGATTCTGAGTTCGATATTACGCCCGCACCCGGCGATGCGAGGGGAGCGGGGGGGCTTCCGCTCGTCAATCTGGTGCCGAGGGGCGGAGAGGGCCAAACCGTCAGACCGTATCAGGCGATTGTTCTGGAGGTGCATCCGAAGACCTCCTATATCAAGAGCTTGACGTTGCACGAACTCAGTGGCAATGTGTCCACGTTCGAGTTCTCGAATGTGAAAGCGAACAGCGGTATTCAGGATTCGGTGTTCGAGTTTACGGTTCCGCCGGGGGTCGAGGTCGTTCGGGCGCCGACCTTTCGCGCGCCGTGACCAAGGTGGCGGTCGTCCGACTGGACTGCGAGCGCTCCGGCGTCGAATCGCATGGGGAATGACATGACGGCTCCTCAGATTGAGGCTGGGTTTTCAACCGATCTCGAGCAGGCGTTGCGAGGATTCGATCGCGAGCGGCTGCGACGCGAATACTGGGACCAGAACGAGTTTCTCTATATCCCCCAGTTTCTACCGCGTGCAGTCGTCGAAGACTATTTCGTCCCGCAGGCGCAGGCGCTGAAGCCCAAGCTGAACCGCAACTACATTCCCGGCCATAAGCAAGGCGGGAGCATCAGCTACTATCAGGTCATTCAGGAGGCACCGCATTTCCTGGACTTATACCGCTCACCGCACTTTGCCGAGTTCCTGATGTTTGTGACGAACGCGCGGCTCGAACTCTGTCCGGATGATGACCCCCACGCCTGTGCCCTCTATTACTACACGCAGCCGGGCGATCACATTGGGTTCCACTACGACACGTCCTATTACAAGGGAGCGCGCTATACGATTTTGATGGGACTGGTCGACCGGTCGCAACAGTGCCGGCTGGTCGCCCATCTGCACAAGAACAATCCGGGCCGCGCCGTCCAGGAACTCGAATTGGCGACCGCTCCCGGCGATATGGTGATCTTCAATGGCGACAAGTTGTGGCATGCCGTGACGCCGTTGGGGGCCGGGGAAGAGCGCATTGTGCTCACCATGGAATACGTCACCAATCGAAACATGACGCCGTTCAATCGAATGTATTCCAACCTCAAGGACGCCTTCGCTTATTTCGGATTGCGCGCGCTCTTAGGCCGTCCCGCCGCCACCTCCTGAAGAAGTGTTGAGTGCTGAGAGCGGATACTCAGAACCCGCACTCAGCACTCAGGACTTGCTTTGGCGCTGCCGCGAAACCATCGGTCGATGACTTGCTTGAACTCCTGCGCGTCCAAGGGCTTGAGCAGGTAGGCTTGCGCGCCTGCCTTCATGGCTTGTAGGGCACGGTCTTGTCCCGTCGCTGCCGTAATCATGACAACGGGAAGATGGTGCTGTCGCTGGCGGACCTCTTGGAGAACGTTCAGGCCATCAATGTGAGGCAGGCCGATATCCAGAATGAGTCCATCGAACGTCCCACCCTCCAGGCACCCGATGGCCTCACGGCCGTCGGGAGCGGTCAGCACATCGTATCCATCGGCCGTGAGCCGATCGGTCAGCAGTTGCCGAATGTCCGGATCGTCGTCAACCAAGAGGATCCGTTTTGAATTCGACTGTGCACCCCGGTCGTGCGCGCGACGAGGACGCAGCCGAGGAAGCGTGACGTGGAACGTTGATCCTCCGCCTTCGCGGCTGTCGACCGAGATCGTGCCACCGTGAAGATCGACGAGTTGCTTGACGATGGACAGGCCAAGCCCTAAGCCTTCCTTCTTGGACGATTTCTGATGGCGGGTGGCGCGGTAAAACGGATCGAAGAGATGCGGAAGATCGCACGCGGCGATCCCCTCACCGGTGTCCGAGACGGAGATGCGGGCCTTCTCGATCCCTTCCGGCTCCACTGTGACGCGCACCGATCCGTGCCGCGGGGTATATTTGAGGGCGTTTTCGATGAGGTTGGTGAGGATGCGATTGACTCCGTCGGGATCGGCCCACG harbors:
- a CDS encoding outer-membrane lipoprotein carrier protein, which encodes MIRGLDEQTNSNAGRVRPWVLVFIVVMSGVLASPSWVSAEDEKALKEVRSVVHKLQARYEKTKDLQAEFTQKTKVEGFSTPITSSGRLQIKRPGRLRWDYLDPSREEIYVNQDDVKMFVPEHQQVLVGKLTQMSASKAPLQLLQGIAKLDSEFDITPAPGDARGAGGLPLVNLVPRGGEGQTVRPYQAIVLEVHPKTSYIKSLTLHELSGNVSTFEFSNVKANSGIQDSVFEFTVPPGVEVVRAPTFRAP